One window of the Alligator mississippiensis isolate rAllMis1 chromosome 5, rAllMis1, whole genome shotgun sequence genome contains the following:
- the PSMA2 gene encoding proteasome subunit alpha type-2, protein MAERGYSFSLTTFSPSGKLVQIEYALAAVAAGAPSVGIKAANGVVLATEKKQKSILYDERSVHKVESITKHIGLVYSGMGPDYRVLVHRARKLAQQYYLVYHEPIPTAQLVQRIASVMQEYTQSGGVRPFGVSLLICGWNEGRPYLFQSDPSGAYFAWKATAMGKNYVNGKTFLEKRYNEDLELEDAIHTAILTLKESFEGQMTEDNIEVGICNEAGFRRLTPTEVKDYLAAIA, encoded by the exons TGGTAAACTGGTCCAGATTGAATATGCATTGGCGGCAGTTGCTGCAGGAGCCCCATCTGTTGGAATTAAAG CTGCAAATGGTGTTGTGTTGGCAACtgagaagaaacagaaatctaTTCTCTATGACGAAAGGAGTGTGCACAAAGTAGAATCAATTACCAAACACATAGGCTTGGTGTATAGTGGCATGGGACCTGATTACAG AGTACTTGTGCACAGAGCTCGGAAGCTGGCCCAACAATATTACTTGGTTTACCACGAGCCCATTCCAACCGCTCAGCTAGTACAGAGGATTGCTTCTGTGATGCAGGAGTACACACAGTCTGG TGGCGTACGTCCATTTGGAGTATCATTGCTCATATGTGGCTGGAATGAGGGCCGACCCTATTTATTTCAGTCTGATCCTTCT GGAGCTTACTTTGCTTGGAAAGCAACAGCCATGGGAAAAAATTACGTGAATGGAAAAACTTTTCTTGAAAAAAG ATACAATGAAGATTTGGAACTTGAGGATGCCATACATACAGCTATCTTAACACTAAAG GAAAGCTTTGAAGGGCAAATGACAGAAGATAACATAGAAGTTGGCATCTGTAATGAAGCAGGATTTAGAAGGCTTACTCCAACTGAGGTTAAAGATTACTTGGCTGCAATAGCCTAG